Proteins encoded by one window of Haematobia irritans isolate KBUSLIRL chromosome 2, ASM5000362v1, whole genome shotgun sequence:
- the LOC142223454 gene encoding acetyl-CoA acetyltransferase, giving the protein MKTTTIQIPVYIVYIKISEDIVFPDMQALLNKINILNISFKTFRIYRHLHLDTKSIVIASAVRSPWGLPLGQLSSIKSSDLLSMVIETVVKQSGAPLEKIKNVYIAKETHMDKVDIDDTCGKFLKKSNFISIENNQNVGLESLSQAINVLKSQKCDFVALGGVVSASQQLKQEKHRDFPMKNLNKEFGERCKTLHEKYMQQGLYDSELVTLKTIRLCGTRRMQVEMTQDEVGEFSCNEFDGASALVLTTQEKALEYNIKPLALIKAIEIYETEAEDGFQSQLSGFKILVTREDLIENSQIDHCEVNNSDPLFLDIISNFLNIHNDQINPYGSPCLGQESASYLYGAITHMTHTLKPKKIGCLVNHQHGKSMAIILEKLTPPSSPGALPRLTLFTVEPCHLCDLVVEDLEQHFSGEYELEKIYLDTKENIRYLRLYRNDIPVLYLNGQFLCMHRLNKRLLRQKLNILKQL; this is encoded by the exons atgaaaacaacaacaatccaGATTCCGGTTTATatagtttatataaaaatctcCGAGGATATTGTTTTTCCAGATATGCAggctttattaaataaaat AAATATTCTTAATATCAGCTTCAAGACTTTTCGCATATATCGACATCTACACCTTGATACCAAATCGATTGTTATAGCTTCAGCGGTACGCTCTCCATGGGGTTTGCCTTTAGGACAATTGTCTTCCATCAAATCTTCAGACCTACTTTCAATGGTAATAGAGACTGTGGTCAAACAATCTGGAGCACCGTTGGAAAagataaaaaatgtatatatagcaaaagagaCACATATGGACAAAGTGGATATAGATGATACAtgtggaaaatttcttaaaaaatccaattttatatctatagaaaataatcaaaatgtgGGACTAGAATCATTGTCACAAGCCATTAATGTCTTAAAGAGTCAGAAATGTGATTTTGTTGCTTTGGGAGGAGTTGTATCTGCTTCGCAGCAATTGAAACAAGAGAAACACAGAGATTTTCCAATGAAAAATCTCAATAAGGAATTTGGAGAACGTTGTAAAACATTGCATGAAAAATATATGCAACAAGGTCTATATGATTCTGAATTGGTAACCTTAAAAACAATTCGTTTGTGTGGAACAAGAAGAATGCAAGTGGAAATGACCCAAGATGAGGTGGGCGAATTTAGCTGTAATGAATTTGATGGTGCTTCTGCTTTGGTGTTAACCACCCAAGAAAAGGCATTGGAATATAATATAAAACCTTTGGCATTAATAAAAGCTATTGAAATATATGAGACAGAGGCTGAAGATGGCTTCCAATCTCAATTAAGTGGCTTTAAAATATTAGTAACAAGAGAAGATCTTATTGAAAACAGCCAAATAGATCATTGCGAAGTTAATAATAGTGACCCACTCTTCTTGGATATCATAAGCAATTTCTTAAACATTCACAATGATCAAATAAATCCATATGGTAGCCCTTGCTTAGGCCAAGAGAGTGCTTCATATTTATATGGAGCAATAACCCATATGACTCATACATTGAAACCAAAGAAAATCGGATGCTTAGTAAATCATCAACATGGAAAATCGATGGCaataatattggaaaaatt AACTCCTCCTTCATCACCTGGTGCACTGCCAAGACTTACCTTATTCACCGTGGAGCCATGTCATCTATGCGATTTAGTAGTTGAAGATTTGGAACAACATTTCTCAGGTGAATAtgaattggaaaaaatatatctaGATACCAAAGAAAATATAAGATATTTACGTTTGTATCGTAATGATATACCTGTCCTTTATCTCAATGGACAATTTCTATGTATGCATCGATTAAACAAAAGACTTTTAAGACAAAAGTTGAATATATTGAAACAATTATAG
- the LOC142223455 gene encoding farnesol dehydrogenase — MCILQTAFSMERWNNKLAIVTGASGGIGAACARTLVAAGLRVVGLARREAKLKELQESLPDKQKSLFIPRKCDVSKEDEIMKTFEWTEQELGGADVLLNNAGITRETELVAPGNTEKIRQVIDTNVMGVLWCTREAFQRMHKRGNEGHILIINSIAGQQVLNFIDVLPSFNIYPATKFAITAMTETYRQEFQLHKSKVRITGICPGAVNTNIFPEEIHFYVKDMPRLEPENIAHAVIFALRSPPNVQVHEITLKPMGEMF; from the exons ATGTGCATTCTGCAAACCGCATTCAGTATGGAACGTTGGAATAATAAATTGGCAATTGTTACCGGAGCTAGCGGAGGAATTGGAGCCGCTTGTGCTCGAACTTTGGTGGCAGCTGGTTTACGTGTTGTAGGTTTAGCCAGAAGAGAGGCTAAATTAAAAGAGTTGCAAGAATCCCTACCCGACAAACAAaaatcactttttatacccagaaAATGTGATGTCTCCAAGGAAGATGAAATAATGAAAACCTTCGAGTGGACCGAACAAGAATTGGGAGGAGCTGATGTTTTACTTAATAATGCTGGTATTACACGTGAAACTGAACTTGTGGCACCGGGTAATACGGAGAAAATACGTCAAGTTATTGACACCAATGTTATGGGAGTATTATGGTGTACACGTGAAGCATTCCAACGCATGCATAAAAGAGGCAATGAGGGTCATATCTTAATCATCAATAGTATAGCAGGTCAACAggttttgaattttattgatgttttaCCCTCGTTTAACATTTATCCAGCTACGAAATTTGCCATTACTGCAATGACCGAAACGTATCGGCAAGAATTTCAATTACACAAGAGTAAAGTGAGGATTACG GGTATCTGTCCAGGTGCAGTAAATACTAACATCTTTCcagaagaaatacatttttatgtcAAGGATATGCCGCGTTTGGAACCAGAGAATATAGCTCATGCTGTTATCTTTGCCTTACGATCTCCACCAAATGTACAG GTTCATGAAATCACTTTGAAACCCATGGgagaaatgttttaa